In a single window of the Pseudomonas oryzihabitans genome:
- a CDS encoding transporter, which yields MTNTLIPLHPAAERLGLLYAYHFTSGQPGRALTMAPEDPWDAEEGGFRWLHFNLAHAAAERWMREHLGLPEEFFESLHAGSHSTRLEPADDTLLGVVNDVTLAYGQVSVDVATLWACARPGLLVTARAQPLRSVDRLRHAVRRGEGFGSTLELLVHLLRDQADVLTGIIRDTTVKVDAIEDRLLSQRLSASRAELGSLRRALVRLQRLLALEPGSLLRLLNRPPAWLRRDDIQTLREATEEFDRVLDDLAALVERLKLLQEEIAAASAEQTNRTLFTLTLVTVLALPINIIAGFFGMNVGGIPLADSPHGFWILVALVATFTVLAGSLAFRKRGD from the coding sequence ATGACCAACACCCTGATCCCCCTGCATCCGGCCGCCGAACGGCTGGGGCTGCTCTACGCCTACCATTTCACCTCCGGTCAGCCGGGGCGGGCGCTGACCATGGCGCCGGAAGATCCCTGGGACGCGGAAGAGGGTGGCTTTCGCTGGCTGCACTTCAACCTGGCCCACGCCGCCGCCGAGCGCTGGATGCGCGAGCACCTGGGGCTGCCGGAGGAGTTCTTCGAATCCCTGCACGCCGGTTCCCACTCGACCCGCCTGGAGCCGGCCGACGACACCCTGCTGGGGGTGGTGAACGATGTGACCCTGGCCTACGGTCAGGTCTCGGTGGACGTCGCCACCCTCTGGGCCTGCGCCCGTCCGGGACTGCTGGTGACCGCCCGGGCCCAGCCACTGCGCTCGGTGGATCGCCTGCGCCATGCGGTGCGCCGTGGTGAGGGCTTCGGCTCGACCCTGGAACTGCTGGTTCATCTGCTGCGCGACCAGGCCGATGTGCTGACCGGCATCATTCGCGACACCACGGTCAAGGTGGACGCCATCGAGGATCGGCTGCTGTCCCAGCGGCTGTCCGCCAGTCGCGCCGAACTTGGCAGCCTGAGACGCGCCCTGGTACGTCTGCAGCGCCTGCTGGCCCTGGAACCGGGCTCGCTGCTGCGGTTGCTCAACCGGCCGCCCGCCTGGCTGCGCCGCGACGACATCCAGACCCTGCGCGAGGCCACCGAGGAATTCGACCGGGTGCTGGACGACCTCGCCGCCCTGGTGGAACGTCTCAAGCTGTTGCAGGAGGAGATCGCCGCCGCCTCCGCCGAGCAGACCAACCGCACCCTGTTCACCCTGACCCTGGTCACGGTGCTGGCCCTGCCGATCAACATCATCGCCGGCTTCTTCGGAATGAACGTCGGCGGCATCCCGCTTGCCGATTCGCCCCACGGCTTCTGGATCCTGGTGGCGCTGGTGGCGACCTTCACGGTGCTGGCCGGCAGCCTGGCCTTTCGCAAGCGCGGCGACTGA
- the lysS gene encoding lysine--tRNA ligase, protein MSEQPLDPQAQEQEDNKLIAQRKEKLSTLRDQQAIPFPNDFRRDSLAGDLQQQYADKTKEELEAAGIKVKVAGRIMLNRGAFMVLQDTSGRIQVYVDRKTLPAETLEAVKTWDLGDIIATEGTLARSGKGDLYVNMSDVRLLTKSLRPLPDKHHGLTDTELRYRQRYVDLIVNEEVRQTFRVRSQVIAHIRRFLMERGFLEVETPMLQTIPGGAAAKPFETHHNALDMAMFLRIAPELYLKRLVVGGFEKVFEINRNFRNEGVSTRHNPEFTMLEFYQAYADYRDNMDLTEELFRELAMAVLGTTDVPYGDKVFHFGEPFVRLSVYDSILKYNPDITAEDLQDVEKARAIAKKAGAKVLGHEGLGKLQVMIFEELVESKLEQPHFITEYPFEVSPLARRNDDNPSVTDRFELFIGGREIANAYSELNDAEDQAERFMLQVQEKDAGDDEAMHYDADFINALEYGMPPTAGEGIGIDRLVMLLTNSPSIRDVILFPHMRPQ, encoded by the coding sequence ATGAGCGAACAACCCCTAGACCCCCAAGCCCAGGAACAGGAAGACAACAAGCTGATCGCCCAGCGCAAGGAAAAGCTTTCCACGCTGCGCGACCAGCAGGCCATTCCCTTCCCCAACGACTTCCGTCGCGACAGCCTGGCCGGTGACCTGCAGCAGCAGTACGCCGACAAGACCAAGGAAGAGCTGGAAGCCGCAGGCATCAAGGTCAAGGTAGCCGGCCGCATCATGCTCAACCGCGGTGCCTTCATGGTGCTGCAGGACACCAGCGGGCGCATCCAGGTCTATGTCGACCGCAAGACCCTGCCGGCCGAGACCCTGGAAGCGGTCAAGACCTGGGACCTGGGCGACATCATCGCCACCGAAGGTACCCTGGCCCGCTCCGGCAAGGGCGATCTCTACGTCAACATGAGCGACGTGCGCCTGCTGACCAAGTCGCTGCGCCCGCTGCCCGACAAGCACCACGGCCTGACCGACACCGAGCTGCGCTATCGCCAGCGCTATGTCGACCTGATCGTCAACGAGGAGGTCCGCCAGACCTTCCGCGTGCGCTCCCAGGTCATCGCCCACATCCGCCGCTTCCTCATGGAGCGGGGTTTCCTCGAAGTGGAAACGCCCATGCTGCAGACCATTCCCGGCGGCGCGGCGGCCAAGCCCTTCGAGACCCACCACAACGCCCTGGACATGGCCATGTTCCTGCGTATCGCGCCGGAGCTGTACCTCAAGCGGCTGGTGGTCGGTGGCTTCGAGAAGGTCTTCGAGATCAACCGCAACTTCCGTAACGAAGGCGTCTCGACCCGGCACAATCCCGAGTTCACCATGCTCGAGTTCTACCAGGCCTATGCGGATTACCGCGACAACATGGACCTCACCGAGGAACTGTTCCGCGAACTGGCCATGGCCGTGCTCGGCACCACCGACGTGCCCTATGGCGACAAGGTGTTCCACTTCGGCGAGCCCTTCGTGCGCCTGTCGGTGTACGACTCCATCCTCAAGTACAACCCGGACATCACCGCGGAAGACCTGCAGGACGTCGAGAAGGCCCGCGCCATCGCCAAGAAGGCCGGCGCCAAGGTCCTCGGCCACGAAGGCCTGGGCAAGCTGCAGGTGATGATTTTCGAGGAGCTAGTGGAGAGCAAGCTGGAGCAGCCGCACTTCATCACCGAGTACCCCTTCGAGGTCTCGCCGCTGGCGCGCCGCAACGACGATAATCCCAGCGTCACCGATCGCTTCGAGCTGTTCATCGGCGGCCGCGAGATCGCCAACGCCTACTCCGAGCTCAACGACGCCGAAGACCAGGCCGAGCGCTTCATGCTGCAGGTCCAGGAAAAGGACGCCGGTGACGACGAGGCCATGCACTATGACGCCGACTTCATCAACGCCCTGGAATACGGCATGCCGCCCACCGCTGGCGAGGGCATCGGCATCGACCGCCTGGTGATGCTGCTGACCAACTCGCCGTCGATCCGCGACGTCATCCTCTTCCCGCACATGCGTCCGCAATAA